From the genome of Streptomyces sp. V2I9:
GCAGCCAGAGCAGCATCACGACCACCCCGACGAGCAGCACCCCGCTCGCCGTACGGAAGGCCATGGCGTACCCGGCGGTGACCTCGGCCGGGTCGCCGGAGCCCGCGGTGCGCGCGGCGGCGACGGTGGAGAGCACCGCGAGGCCCAGCGCGCCGCCCATGGTGCGGGAGGTGTTGACCAGGCCCGAGACAAGTCCGGCGTCGCCCGGGTCCGCCCCCGACGTGGCGAGGGTGGCGAGCGGCGTGGAGGCGAGCCCCGCCCCGGCCATCATCAGGATGCCGGGCAGGCAGATCGCGGTCAGGTAGGAGCCCTCCACGCCCATCGTGGACTGCCAGCCGAAGCCCGCGGCGGTGATGAGGACCCCGGTGACGGCGAGGCACTTCGCCCCGGAGCGCACCATGAGGCGCGGGGCCAGTTTGGAGCCGACGATGACGGCGGCCGAGGTCGGCATCAGCGCGAGACCGGCCTCCAACGGCGAGTAGCCCAGGACGTTCTGGGCGTAGACGGTCATGAAGTACCACATGGAGAAGGTCGCCGACCCCATGAGCAGCATCGACACGTTGGCCGAGGAGACGGCCCGTACGGAGAAGACGCGCAGGGGGACCAGCGGGACGGCGGTCCGCATCTCGGCCAGGACGAAGAGGGCCAGCAGCCCGGGTCCGGCGAGCAGCGGCACCAGGGTGGCCGCGGCCGTCCACCCCTCGGCCTCGGTCTGGACGACGCCGTACGCGACGGCGGCGAGGCCCGCCGTGACGAGGATCGCGCCCAGCAGGTCGATGCGGCGGCGGTCGCCCGCGCGTCCCTCGGTGATCCACAGGGCGGCGGCGAGCAGGAC
Proteins encoded in this window:
- a CDS encoding MFS transporter, which gives rise to MAPMPDVSTPVSAAPAPSRIRPGTWAVVLAACTGQFLVVLDVSVVNVALPSMRADLGLSAAGLQWVVNAYSIAFAGFMLLGGRAADIYGRKLMFLVGLGLFTAASLAGGLAQEGRQLLAARAAQGLGAAVLAPATLTILTAAVPEGPARTRAIGTWMAVGAGGGAAGGLIGGALTDALSWRWVLLINVPIGAVVLLAAALWITEGRAGDRRRIDLLGAILVTAGLAAVAYGVVQTEAEGWTAAATLVPLLAGPGLLALFVLAEMRTAVPLVPLRVFSVRAVSSANVSMLLMGSATFSMWYFMTVYAQNVLGYSPLEAGLALMPTSAAVIVGSKLAPRLMVRSGAKCLAVTGVLITAAGFGWQSTMGVEGSYLTAICLPGILMMAGAGLASTPLATLATSGADPGDAGLVSGLVNTSRTMGGALGLAVLSTVAAARTAGSGDPAEVTAGYAMAFRTASGVLLVGVVVMLLWLPNHRPPRRTS